GCAGACTAGGGTTTGGCGACCTCGGATCTTGTTATCGATGATGATTTATGGGAGTCTTATGTGCGCAACCGCCGCCGAGTCTCATACTGTTTCGATTTGTCCAATAGAGTCTGTCACAGATTGGATCTTTGGGTTTCGAGATCAAAACTGCGTCGTTTCTGGTGCTAATGAATCTCCCTGTTTCGCTGGTGTCACCGAGGTACGCCGACACTTTTATTTCTTCCTTggcttcaaaagaaaaaatatctttcttGGAATTGAAAACTCTATTCTGACAATCCTgtgctttttatctttttcaagaaaaagaaaaagagtgtGAGCTTTATTGAAACTTGATACTGTGAATGCAATTAAATGAATTGGAATTGTAAAAATTATTCGATTGGGATTGACCCCTTTTTGTTAAGTTGTTTAATCAGAGCTGCAAGATGACACTGGAGAAAAAttatttcagataaaaaaattctatactGTTGTCAATTTCGTGATTCTTGTGTTTGGGTTTTCATCCATGTTAGCATTTCCGGGTAGCTCATTTGgcgttcttttttctttttctttttaaaaaaaggttcaGGATTTGGCAATTTATTGCCTCTTTTAAGATAGTCTTGGGGAAAATTAGTTTTATCTGCGGAAAGGCATTCTGTCTGTGGAAAGCAAAAGGCATGTCTGCTAAAATATGAAAGTGATACACCTGGTTGAACAGATTTGGAAATTTGCTTTCTTGTGAATGAAAATGGTTGTGTAATTCTTAACGACATTTATGTTTGTTGTTGTGAAGGGAGACGAGATTTCGTTACAAAAGGCACTTAGTTTAGTTCAGAAGAATAGTCATGAATATGTAGCTCTGCTTTTCTATGCATCATGGTGCCCCTTCTCTGGTACTTTTAGACCAAGCTTCTCCGTCCTTTCCTCTTTGTACCCTGTGATTCCCCATTTTGCCATTGAAGAATCATCCATCAGGCCAAGGTttgtaaactaaaaatataaaatgccaTCTTTGTAGATTCTTACCTGTTGTTGTGGCATCTTGTAGCCTTGGAGTAATTaacattattgatttttctgcagCATACTATCCAAGTATGGAGTTCATGGATTTCCTACTCTTTTCCTATTGAATTCTACGATGCGTGTGCGCTATCATGGCTCACGTACTCTTGGCTCTCTTGTCGCTTTCTACAGTGATGTTACTGGTAAGGGCTTCCTTTCCTTAATGTATTTTCAACTGAAAGCTTCcacttctagttttttttgattttggtttaCTCCCTTCATCTGTTTATGTACAGATGTGTAAGGATGACTTTATACTAGATTATTCAAAGCATGGAATTCCCTTCTCCTAATTGTTGATTGAGTATTTCGAATGACTATTAGTATGTAAACCATAGAAAATGGCAACACATGCTCTTCTTTCTTAAAGAACATTCTTCATTTATGCCTGTATTATATCGAGTTGTATTTCTACTGCGGGATTTTATGAGCTTATTGCTTGGTTTAGGTATCAAGACTGCATTCCTGGACGAAGGATCAGTGGACAAAATTGGACGAGCATCACACCTTGAAAAATATGACACACCTGAGCAAGAAAGCTGCCCGTTCTCATGGGCAAGATCTCCGGAGAATTTGTTAAGGGAGGAGACATATTTGGCCCTGGCGACAACATTTGTGCTTCTGAGGTTGTTTTACTTTACTTTCCCAACCATGCTTGCATTTGCACAATTTACTTGGAGGAGACACGTGCAGAACATGAGACTGGGGAGCTTGTTAGAGCATCCTCGGGCTTATCTGAATCTTAATCGAGCAATACAGCTATTTAATTCCCTGAAGGAGCCATGCAAGAAGAGTAATCTGCAGGAAGGGGCAATGAATGCCAGGGCTTGGGCTTCCAAGTCCCTTGCTACTGTTTCAATAGGGGATGCAAGCACCAGTAGGGGTGCACCTGTGAGTGAAGGTCGTTGAGCTTTTCTCTGGCGGAGGAATGGATATTCCACTTGTCAAAAAAAGGTGGGAGGGGCTGATTACGGATGTTCAAACAGAAAATTTGTTCGGACATTCTGTTTATGCCGAGCGGGCGTTAGTTCAAGATCATCTCGGCATTCCTGATGTTAGTGTCAGCATTTGTGACGACGAAGCATGTTGACGATGTAGTAATACGTCTTccatttgtttataatttagaaTACAATTTATTTAGCGTTCATGAAGAAATAATTGGAACTCAATTTGTGAATAGATTGTACATGAGACTCAGATGTCTTgtcgccttttcttttccaaatatAAGCAAGCATTTCACCCTGCGTTTCATAcgatattttgaaaattttgacaCTACGAAGACATTGCCCTCGCAAATTTGTAACTTTTTCGGAGAATGTAGCAATCTTTTTTCAATGTATAATGTTTTTTGTGGATTCcatatttctattaattttgttaGATTATGCGACACTTGTTGAAAATTTGTGCATTAACTCATAAAATAGGATgattgtttgaaaaataaaaaaaatataaaaaataaacaaaacaaggaaatttgaattaaaaatcccaaacaaacgaaaactaaaaaaaaaaaattagttacaGATACTCTTTTGTTAGAagtttatattttcttgtaaatatttaataagaGGGTATTTGTgactaaaattttttatgtttttaattttatgttaaattccCTCTagtttggtgatttttttttttgtgtttatttttatatcttttaatattgtgttaattgagaattgttaacaattttgttttaacaagttaaaccaggttaattgagatctttttttttaattttatcctttaacattgaatttattataaattaaatttcataatttattttttatgagattacaTGATCTCATCTTAGCTTGGTATGCAGATTAACACGTTAATTCGGGTTGatataaaatcaattcaatatattattatcttaatgtttattaaaaaaatctcatcttaaattatttattttgagtcaaaGAATGTTCTTATCAGCTATCCAAGTTGTCTTTAAATCTATCAAGATGACTGAATCATATTGGATCAAatgttatataatttaaattttttctactTAAAAAACCTCTAGAGCATTtttgtacattaaaaaaatattccaaccCCAACATAGCATGTACAATTATCTAGTAATTACTTTatcaacaatgattctaatgatttatttcaagtagaaaaacatatataaaaaataaaaaatcaaacaaaatcagtgttgataagaatattttcaattaatctttaaatatatatttcttcaacTATCTCTCCTCATGATTTATCTCTCTTcaataaagtaattatttttagctatttctagaatattttaaaatttcctgAAAATGTGTACATCAACTTTCATTTGTCGGttaaaacttttttcaaataaaatcttagATATAACTCGTTCTATCACTATAAGCTGAAcgttaaaaaaaaggaatgtaaaaaaaaaaatctaaatactAAAAACCTCTGTAACATTGTAATcatttcttgattaatttagattttaaattaaaacatctctaaattattttgatataaactTTATTAACTgcacaaatctaaaaaataaaaatgttttattaatcCCTCAAACCTATAATCTGATTATGAATTTCACTTaatcgagttatttttttattatataataaaatacaaaaaataatttaacattaattaaaaaacaaaattaaataaaattttatatcaaataaaaaaataaaaaaaaacccattacaaTAAAACTTGGgccaattgtttttctttttataaggtCAGTCTTCCACTTTTTGGCTGAGATAAAATTTTGAACCAGTAGGAATCAAATCTACGACCTCAACCATCGATATGAATGCTTCAACCAGTTGAGTTATTGATAAATTTGTTAACAAatgcttaaaataatattttaatttgatttattttttatttaaacagtTAAACCatcattaactattttaattgttttaataatatcattttattattattgttgttgttattatttaaataatgacccttttttcacttaaaatgaaaatttaaatccaaaataacaataaaaataggaGACAGGACTAAGTCTCCGTGGAGGATGGGATTATGATCAACACCTTGACTGTATTTtgtaagaataattttaaagttcCTATACTTCATGTAATTGTGTTTcagtttttaatattagaaggtaaaatataatatttgataaaacacaaaggcaaaaaaaaaattatccgtGGTTGATTCACATCGCTgcgtttcttttatttcttcaatatatttatcaaatttgatgtttttttttttaattttggagaaaaataaattaaatttgagaaaaacaataaagaaaataaaaatcagacaAAAATCTAGAAGTAAGGGGGACCTTGTTGATCATCTATCTATCTAACCCGTTAGACAAACCTTCAGCAGGCTTTCCAGTCCACATCACTGCCACCATGCGCGCACCAAAATTCCCATCCAACGGCCAGGTTTCCCCGAAACCCTAACACACACGGCTAAGATATCAACAAAATATCTCATAAACCGCATACAGTGCAACCCTACTCCAACGGCCCATTAGCGAAGTACCAAAATATCTCATAACAGTTATCCATACCCAAAACCGCAATAGCGACAAAAATCACACATTAGAGGAGCGAGAGAGAGCACAGAAAGCAAATCAAGAATGGAGAAGGAAAGAGAGCAGCAGGTTTACTCGGCGAGACTTGCAGAGCAAGCTGAGAGATACGATGGTACGACTACGTGTTCTATTTCATCGATCTTACAGTCTGCTCcccttttttatatgtatttccGCTGATGTAGTGGATTATTAAAAGGGTGGATTTGTGTTTTATTACGTTGATCTAGTAGCTGTATTGACTGTTAATAGCCCTTTAGTACATTATCATATTTGTTTAGAAATCAGAATTATCAAGAAGGAATTTCTGGCCTTCTAATTGAGCTAAATCTgtccaaaaaaaattagcatttcGATTTGGTAGCGGTGTCTCTCCTTTTTGGTTTGTGGATGGGTTAAAAAGAGAGGCAGATAACGATccttatatatgtgtgtgtgtgtgtgtgtgtggatttgaataatgcatttttttcttaagcaCCCAATGATGAAAGAGTATGCACACTTCTTAAAGCGACAAGTGAGGAGACTAATCATTGAAGATGTGTGATTTATGTAGAAGGTTTCTAATTTAGATTCTATTAGTTTTATTTCTGTTCCACTTGGCCTCATGTAATCGGTTGAATTGCTATctttactttcctttttttgagagaaataaaataaaataaaatataggtaAATTATGTTgaataagaaaacataaaatgaaagaCTACT
This is a stretch of genomic DNA from Populus alba chromosome 11, ASM523922v2, whole genome shotgun sequence. It encodes these proteins:
- the LOC118031623 gene encoding 5'-adenylylsulfate reductase-like 4, which produces MFFFLLRFSMMQTRVWRPRILLSMMIYGSLMCATAAESHTVSICPIESVTDWIFGFRDQNCVVSGANESPCFAGVTEGDEISLQKALSLVQKNSHEYVALLFYASWCPFSGTFRPSFSVLSSLYPVIPHFAIEESSIRPSILSKYGVHGFPTLFLLNSTMRVRYHGSRTLGSLVAFYSDVTGIKTAFLDEGSVDKIGRASHLEKYDTPEQESCPFSWARSPENLLREETYLALATTFVLLRLFYFTFPTMLAFAQFTWRRHVQNMRLGSLLEHPRAYLNLNRAIQLFNSLKEPCKKSNLQEGAMNARAWASKSLATVSIGDASTSRGAPVSEGR